The following are encoded in a window of Chiroxiphia lanceolata isolate bChiLan1 unplaced genomic scaffold, bChiLan1.pri scaffold_94_arrow_ctg1, whole genome shotgun sequence genomic DNA:
- the RABGGTA gene encoding geranylgeranyl transferase type-2 subunit alpha isoform X2 — MHGRLKLRPPDAARRRQREEKLRLYREAMDTLLGGAPPAQVLSLTGSVLAANPDVGTCWNLRRRALDTLGGDWVPGELAFVATCLGVNPKSYGAWHHRAWLLGHARAPPAGREDRALCERLLTSDPRNFHAWEHRRALATREDPDSELAFASDLLSRDFSNFSAWHHRLRLLLPAGNLTPERLKAELELVQNAVFTDPTDQSAWVYLRCILSRATAPPRIIGVYVNREDATLAVVFSRPVVVTPDRPDLTATLDGSTLEGAWRSGEGRPRPSHTWLLDLPRPTEAPPTEQRPRLQLGVTWEPDSAHRQVTLLPDEDEAWWQEPIVARELFWPEVGVADPQVLREQVETCRELLELEPRSRGCLLTLSLLLSALDPLGHAHEARQHLEHLKEADPLRLGFVADAASRLEAALGVLGLGAGPGRVWLRLPEKAMTSLPLVERMLLVTHLDLSGNLLRSLPKNLGALRRLQELDLSRNRMSDLGPFPPLPRLERLRLDGNPISHAPALAPLAACPRLARLGLADTPLSSAPEGPAQLAKLLPLVDIAWT; from the exons ATG CACGGGCGGCTCAAGCTCCGCCCCCCGGACGCCGCCCGGCGCCGGCAGCGGGAGGAGAAACTGCGACTGTACCGGGAGGCCATGGACACCTTACTGGGG GGGGCGCCCCCCGCCCAGGTGCTGTCCCTGACCGGCTCCGTCCTGGCGGCGAATCCCGACGTGGGAACGTGTTGGAACCTGCGGAGACGGGCCCTGGATACACTGGGGGGGGACTg GGTGCCGGGGGAGCTGGCGTTCGTGGCCACGTGCCTGGGCGTGAACCCCAAGTCCTACGGGGCGTGGCACCACCGGGCGTGGCTGCTCGGCCACGCCCGCGCGCCCCCCGCTGGCCGGGAGGACCGAGCGCTGTGCGAGCGGCTGCTGACCTCTGACCCCCGGAACT TCCACGCCTGGGAGCACCGGCGGGCCCTGGCGACCCGGGAAGATCCCGATTCCGAGCTCGCCTTCGCCTCCGACCTCCTGAGCCGAGACTTCTCCAACTTCTCGGCCTGGCACCACCGGCTCCGGCTCCTGCTGCCCGCCGGGAATCTGACCCCCGAGAGGCTGAAGGCGg agctggagctggtgcaGAACGCCGTCTTCACCGACCCCACCGACCAGAGTGCCTGGGTCTACCTGCGCTGCATCCTCTCCCGAG CCACGGCCCCGCCGAGGATCATCGGCGTGTACGTCAACCGGGAGGACGCCACGTTGGCCGTCGTCTTCTCCCGCCCTGTCGTG GTGACCCCGGATCGCCCGGACCTGACGGCGACGTTGGATGGCTCCACCCTGGAAGGGGCGTGGCGCTCAGGAGAGGGGCGGCCACGCCCCAGCCACACCTGG CTCCTGGACCTGCCCCGCCCCACCGAGGCCCCGCCCACCGAGCAGAGGCCACGCCTCCAGCTGGGCGTCACCTGGGAGCCTGACTCCGCCCACCGCCAGGTGACGCTGCTCCCAG ACGAGGACGAGGCCTGGTGGCAGGAGCCAATCGTGGCCCGGGAGCTGTTTTG GCCCGAGGTGGGCGTGGCCGACCCGCAGGTGCTGCGGGAACAGGTGGAGACCTGCCGGGAACTGCTGGAACTGGAGCCCCGGAGCCGAG GCTGCCTCCTCACCCTCTCGCTGCTGCTCTCGGCGCTGGACCCCCTTGGCCACGCCCACGAGGCCCggcagcacctggagcacctcaaG gaggCCGACCCGCTGCGATTGGGCTTCGTGGCCGACGCGGCCTCGCGATTGGAGGCGGcgctgggggtgctggggttGGGGGCGGGGCCTGGGCGGGTGTGGCTCCGCCTCCCCGAGAAG GCGATGACGTCACTTCCCCTGGTGGAGCGGATGCTCCTGGTGACCCACCTGGACCTTTCCGGGAACCTCCTGAGGAGCCTCCCCAAAAATTTGGGGGCCCTTCGGCGCCTCCAG GAGCTGGACCTGTCCCGGAACCGGATGTCGGATTTGGGGCCGTTCCCGCCCCTCCCCCGCCTGGAGCGGCTGCGGCTCGACGGGAACc CCATCAGCCACGCCCCCGCCCTCGCCCCATTGGCCGCCTGCCCCCGCCTGGCTCGCCTGGGATTGGCCGACACCCCCCTGAGCTCCGCCCCCGAGGGCCCCGCCCAGCTGGCCAAGCTCCTCCCCCTCGTCGACATCGCCTGGACCTGA
- the RABGGTA gene encoding geranylgeranyl transferase type-2 subunit alpha isoform X1: MHGRLKLRPPDAARRRQREEKLRLYREAMDTLLGQGAPPAQVLSLTGSVLAANPDVGTCWNLRRRALDTLGGDWVPGELAFVATCLGVNPKSYGAWHHRAWLLGHARAPPAGREDRALCERLLTSDPRNFHAWEHRRALATREDPDSELAFASDLLSRDFSNFSAWHHRLRLLLPAGNLTPERLKAELELVQNAVFTDPTDQSAWVYLRCILSRATAPPRIIGVYVNREDATLAVVFSRPVVVTPDRPDLTATLDGSTLEGAWRSGEGRPRPSHTWLLDLPRPTEAPPTEQRPRLQLGVTWEPDSAHRQVTLLPDEDEAWWQEPIVARELFWPEVGVADPQVLREQVETCRELLELEPRSRGCLLTLSLLLSALDPLGHAHEARQHLEHLKEADPLRLGFVADAASRLEAALGVLGLGAGPGRVWLRLPEKAMTSLPLVERMLLVTHLDLSGNLLRSLPKNLGALRRLQELDLSRNRMSDLGPFPPLPRLERLRLDGNPISHAPALAPLAACPRLARLGLADTPLSSAPEGPAQLAKLLPLVDIAWT; encoded by the exons ATG CACGGGCGGCTCAAGCTCCGCCCCCCGGACGCCGCCCGGCGCCGGCAGCGGGAGGAGAAACTGCGACTGTACCGGGAGGCCATGGACACCTTACTGGGG CAGGGGGCGCCCCCCGCCCAGGTGCTGTCCCTGACCGGCTCCGTCCTGGCGGCGAATCCCGACGTGGGAACGTGTTGGAACCTGCGGAGACGGGCCCTGGATACACTGGGGGGGGACTg GGTGCCGGGGGAGCTGGCGTTCGTGGCCACGTGCCTGGGCGTGAACCCCAAGTCCTACGGGGCGTGGCACCACCGGGCGTGGCTGCTCGGCCACGCCCGCGCGCCCCCCGCTGGCCGGGAGGACCGAGCGCTGTGCGAGCGGCTGCTGACCTCTGACCCCCGGAACT TCCACGCCTGGGAGCACCGGCGGGCCCTGGCGACCCGGGAAGATCCCGATTCCGAGCTCGCCTTCGCCTCCGACCTCCTGAGCCGAGACTTCTCCAACTTCTCGGCCTGGCACCACCGGCTCCGGCTCCTGCTGCCCGCCGGGAATCTGACCCCCGAGAGGCTGAAGGCGg agctggagctggtgcaGAACGCCGTCTTCACCGACCCCACCGACCAGAGTGCCTGGGTCTACCTGCGCTGCATCCTCTCCCGAG CCACGGCCCCGCCGAGGATCATCGGCGTGTACGTCAACCGGGAGGACGCCACGTTGGCCGTCGTCTTCTCCCGCCCTGTCGTG GTGACCCCGGATCGCCCGGACCTGACGGCGACGTTGGATGGCTCCACCCTGGAAGGGGCGTGGCGCTCAGGAGAGGGGCGGCCACGCCCCAGCCACACCTGG CTCCTGGACCTGCCCCGCCCCACCGAGGCCCCGCCCACCGAGCAGAGGCCACGCCTCCAGCTGGGCGTCACCTGGGAGCCTGACTCCGCCCACCGCCAGGTGACGCTGCTCCCAG ACGAGGACGAGGCCTGGTGGCAGGAGCCAATCGTGGCCCGGGAGCTGTTTTG GCCCGAGGTGGGCGTGGCCGACCCGCAGGTGCTGCGGGAACAGGTGGAGACCTGCCGGGAACTGCTGGAACTGGAGCCCCGGAGCCGAG GCTGCCTCCTCACCCTCTCGCTGCTGCTCTCGGCGCTGGACCCCCTTGGCCACGCCCACGAGGCCCggcagcacctggagcacctcaaG gaggCCGACCCGCTGCGATTGGGCTTCGTGGCCGACGCGGCCTCGCGATTGGAGGCGGcgctgggggtgctggggttGGGGGCGGGGCCTGGGCGGGTGTGGCTCCGCCTCCCCGAGAAG GCGATGACGTCACTTCCCCTGGTGGAGCGGATGCTCCTGGTGACCCACCTGGACCTTTCCGGGAACCTCCTGAGGAGCCTCCCCAAAAATTTGGGGGCCCTTCGGCGCCTCCAG GAGCTGGACCTGTCCCGGAACCGGATGTCGGATTTGGGGCCGTTCCCGCCCCTCCCCCGCCTGGAGCGGCTGCGGCTCGACGGGAACc CCATCAGCCACGCCCCCGCCCTCGCCCCATTGGCCGCCTGCCCCCGCCTGGCTCGCCTGGGATTGGCCGACACCCCCCTGAGCTCCGCCCCCGAGGGCCCCGCCCAGCTGGCCAAGCTCCTCCCCCTCGTCGACATCGCCTGGACCTGA